Proteins encoded in a region of the Leifsonia sp. PS1209 genome:
- a CDS encoding MFS transporter, producing the protein MVSGRTGSRVALGVTAGLIGWLAFVEVTSGILQGYYVPLISDIVQHLGIHDADYNWFEAAQLLLSALVVPVLAKLGDMFGHKRILLVATVLTALATWALAFSSNFTTFLIAFALQGFYVVWLPLEVALIFDRGRRTGTAASQTRKAAGLLVVALEGGAIVGAVGAGLLFEALGKNVTLTLIVPAVAVTLVFFAILFGVPESEPVPGRRLDAVGFTILTLGLLLITSGLTFLRINGVGTWWVWVLIAVGVLTFIPFGRWELKQDDPAIDLRVLRRPNMWPVQLTAGLIGISLLGAQAPLSTFAGTNPVNGYGLGLSAGQRSILIGAYLISMIVGAVLFPVVSSWLSPRVTLIVAAFLVGIGYLLFLPFHAETWQVFTNMAIAGIGSGALVGALPAAAAAAAPRGQTGIATALTNTTKTIGGSFASAVFGVVLLTGAATVTATAASLFGYMLVWTICGLGAIVAAVLLFFVPKLAFADADAGAEPEPDVVAAESPVI; encoded by the coding sequence ATGGTGTCAGGGAGGACAGGGTCCAGGGTCGCGCTCGGCGTGACCGCCGGACTGATCGGGTGGCTCGCCTTCGTCGAGGTCACGAGCGGGATTCTGCAGGGATACTACGTTCCGCTGATCTCCGACATCGTGCAGCATCTGGGCATCCACGACGCCGACTACAACTGGTTCGAGGCCGCTCAGCTGCTGCTGTCCGCCCTGGTGGTTCCCGTGCTCGCCAAGCTCGGCGACATGTTCGGGCACAAGCGCATCCTGCTGGTCGCCACCGTGCTCACCGCCCTGGCGACGTGGGCGCTGGCGTTCTCCAGCAACTTCACGACGTTCCTCATCGCCTTCGCCCTGCAAGGCTTCTACGTGGTGTGGCTGCCGCTCGAGGTCGCGCTGATCTTCGACCGTGGCCGCCGCACCGGCACCGCAGCGTCGCAGACGCGCAAGGCGGCCGGGCTCCTGGTGGTCGCGCTGGAGGGCGGGGCGATCGTCGGCGCCGTCGGCGCCGGCCTGCTGTTCGAGGCGCTGGGCAAGAACGTGACCCTCACGCTGATCGTGCCCGCCGTGGCCGTCACGCTCGTCTTCTTCGCCATCCTGTTCGGCGTGCCGGAGTCCGAGCCGGTGCCGGGCAGACGACTGGATGCGGTGGGCTTCACCATCCTGACGCTCGGCCTCCTGCTGATCACCTCAGGCCTCACGTTCCTGCGCATCAACGGCGTCGGCACCTGGTGGGTCTGGGTGCTGATCGCGGTCGGCGTGCTCACGTTCATCCCGTTCGGCCGCTGGGAGCTGAAGCAGGACGACCCGGCGATCGACCTGCGGGTGCTGCGCCGCCCGAACATGTGGCCCGTGCAGCTCACGGCCGGTCTCATCGGCATCAGCCTGCTGGGCGCGCAGGCCCCGCTCAGCACCTTCGCGGGCACAAACCCGGTGAACGGCTACGGGCTCGGCCTGTCCGCCGGTCAGCGCAGCATCCTGATCGGCGCATACCTGATCTCGATGATCGTCGGCGCCGTGCTGTTCCCCGTGGTGTCGTCGTGGCTGAGTCCCCGGGTGACCCTGATCGTCGCCGCGTTCCTGGTGGGAATCGGCTATTTGCTGTTCCTGCCGTTCCACGCCGAGACGTGGCAGGTGTTCACCAACATGGCGATCGCGGGCATCGGCTCCGGGGCGCTGGTCGGCGCGCTCCCCGCGGCGGCCGCCGCGGCTGCTCCGCGCGGCCAGACCGGGATCGCCACGGCCCTCACCAACACGACCAAGACCATCGGCGGCTCGTTCGCCTCCGCCGTCTTCGGCGTCGTCCTGCTGACCGGGGCCGCGACCGTCACGGCGACGGCCGCGAGCCTGTTCGGGTACATGCTCGTGTGGACCATCTGCGGGCTCGGCGCCATCGTCGCCGCCGTGCTGCTCTTCTTCGTCCCGAAGCTCGCCTTCGCCGACGCAGACGCGGGCGCGGAGCCCGAGCCGGACGTCGTCGCGGCGGAGTCGCCGGTGATCTGA
- a CDS encoding phosphoribosyltransferase — MAGELDDSGSAVLQETEREVLGWLEFGEAARHLAGEVVESGFEPDLVVAIARGGLLLAGAMSYALGIKSCGALNVEFYTGVDERLPEPVVLPPMLDQSALQSKRVLLVDDVSDSGRTLAMVVDLIAASGADVRTVCLYSKPRTVLDPDFVWRRTDRWITFPWSALPPVTAGA; from the coding sequence ATGGCAGGCGAACTCGACGACTCAGGATCAGCCGTTCTCCAGGAGACCGAGCGAGAGGTCCTGGGCTGGCTCGAGTTCGGTGAGGCCGCCAGGCACCTGGCAGGCGAGGTCGTCGAATCCGGCTTCGAACCGGATCTGGTGGTCGCCATCGCGCGCGGCGGTCTGCTGCTGGCCGGAGCGATGTCGTACGCGCTCGGCATCAAGTCGTGCGGCGCCCTCAACGTCGAGTTCTACACCGGCGTCGACGAGCGCCTGCCCGAGCCGGTGGTGCTGCCGCCGATGCTCGACCAGAGCGCCCTCCAGTCCAAGCGCGTCCTCCTCGTCGACGACGTGTCCGACTCGGGCAGGACGCTGGCGATGGTCGTCGACCTGATCGCCGCATCCGGTGCGGACGTGCGCACGGTCTGCCTGTACTCGAAGCCGCGCACGGTGCTCGACCCCGACTTCGTCTGGCGCCGCACCGACCGCTGGATCACGTTCCCCTGGTCTGCGCTCCCTCCGGTCACCGCCGGAGCCTGA
- a CDS encoding uracil-DNA glycosylase: MDPGWASALAPVADRIAGMGDFLRAEVAAGRPYLPAGENVLRAFRAPLADVRVLIVGQDPYPTPGHPIGLSFAVERHVRPVPRSLQNIYRELRDDLGVTPPPHGDLSAWSRHGVMLLNRVLTVRPGEPASHRGKGWEPVTEHAIRCLVERGTPFVSILWGRDAATLKPMLGGNPSIESPHPSPLSASRGFFGSRPFSRANEALRLRGVDPVDWSLEP, encoded by the coding sequence ATGGATCCCGGCTGGGCGTCCGCGCTCGCTCCCGTCGCCGACCGCATCGCGGGGATGGGCGACTTCCTCCGCGCGGAGGTCGCAGCAGGCCGTCCGTACCTCCCGGCGGGCGAGAACGTGCTGCGCGCCTTCCGTGCCCCGCTGGCCGATGTGCGCGTGCTCATCGTCGGCCAGGACCCGTACCCGACGCCCGGGCATCCGATCGGCCTGTCCTTCGCGGTCGAGCGGCACGTGCGCCCTGTTCCGCGCAGCTTGCAGAACATCTACCGCGAACTGCGCGACGACCTCGGTGTCACCCCTCCGCCGCACGGCGACCTGAGCGCGTGGTCGCGGCACGGCGTCATGCTCCTGAACCGCGTGCTCACCGTGCGCCCCGGCGAGCCGGCCTCGCACCGGGGCAAGGGCTGGGAGCCGGTGACCGAGCACGCGATCCGCTGCCTGGTCGAGCGGGGGACGCCGTTCGTCTCCATCCTGTGGGGTAGGGATGCTGCGACGCTGAAACCGATGCTCGGCGGCAACCCGTCGATCGAGTCACCGCATCCCAGCCCGCTGTCCGCGTCGCGCGGGTTCTTCGGGTCCCGGCCGTTCTCCCGCGCGAACGAGGCGTTGCGGCTGCGCGGCGTCGACCCGGTCGACTGGTCGCTCGAACCGTGA
- a CDS encoding GNAT family N-acetyltransferase, which yields MLEEEYQPRRELPRHLRKSEPAEAPFDYTIRDAVPADLPWVREIYNHYVANSTVTFDEDAMTLREWKSKYAYLHKLNMPFIVAVSPSGQILGYALVSPWKQKRAYRFTVENSIYLGAASTGKGLGPVLMQELIDRSKAAGLKEMIAVIADKGAEASIKMHENFGFTEIGRMGRVGYKFDRWLGTVLMQRSLK from the coding sequence GTGCTTGAAGAGGAATACCAGCCGCGCAGGGAGCTGCCGCGTCACCTGAGGAAGTCGGAACCGGCCGAGGCGCCGTTCGACTACACGATCCGGGATGCGGTCCCCGCCGACCTGCCGTGGGTCCGCGAGATCTACAACCACTACGTCGCCAACAGCACGGTCACCTTCGACGAGGACGCGATGACGCTGCGCGAGTGGAAGAGCAAGTACGCCTACCTGCACAAACTGAACATGCCGTTCATCGTCGCCGTCTCGCCGAGCGGCCAGATCCTCGGCTACGCGCTCGTCTCGCCGTGGAAGCAGAAGCGCGCATACCGGTTCACGGTGGAGAACTCGATCTACCTGGGCGCGGCATCCACCGGCAAGGGCCTCGGCCCCGTGCTGATGCAGGAACTCATCGACCGCTCCAAGGCGGCGGGGCTCAAAGAGATGATCGCCGTGATCGCCGACAAGGGCGCGGAGGCGTCGATCAAGATGCACGAGAACTTCGGCTTCACCGAGATCGGCCGGATGGGCAGGGTCGGCTACAAGTTCGACCGCTGGCTCGGCACCGTGCTGATGCAGCGCTCCCTCAAGTAA
- a CDS encoding DUF2781 domain-containing protein, with translation MTTVTPDNGRVASAAPATPANLPLRKRPVDIFFIVMFSLFIVTCIISDAIPTLGIPQTSTTTNLFAQWNYTYSSQYDPLYQNPPIWLRFITGTSAFIYLPFYVLLVICLSKGYNWIQLYAVIYATMIISLTGIPIFGVEFFGDAAQRTPQPFIFLLYNGPYVLVPLLLLIRMRKPLPFTRKF, from the coding sequence GTGACCACCGTGACTCCGGACAACGGCCGCGTCGCCTCCGCCGCTCCCGCGACGCCCGCGAACCTGCCGCTGCGCAAACGCCCCGTCGACATCTTCTTCATCGTGATGTTCTCGCTGTTCATCGTGACCTGCATCATCAGCGACGCCATCCCGACGCTCGGCATCCCGCAGACCTCGACCACCACGAACCTGTTCGCGCAGTGGAACTACACGTACTCCTCGCAGTACGACCCGCTCTACCAGAACCCGCCGATCTGGCTGCGCTTCATCACCGGCACCTCGGCGTTCATCTACCTGCCGTTCTACGTGCTGCTCGTCATCTGCCTGTCCAAGGGATACAACTGGATCCAGCTGTACGCGGTGATCTACGCGACCATGATCATCAGCCTCACGGGCATCCCGATCTTCGGCGTCGAGTTCTTCGGCGACGCGGCGCAGCGCACCCCGCAGCCATTCATCTTCCTGCTCTACAACGGGCCGTACGTGCTCGTGCCGTTGCTACTGCTGATCCGGATGCGGAAACCGCTGCCGTTCACGCGGAAGTTCTAG
- a CDS encoding multidrug efflux SMR transporter: MLGYLYLGIAIATEVIATTFLKFTSGDNPRWWAYVIVVVGYVASFFALSLSLGRGVPLGIAYAIWSAIGVVAIVLISWIFFKENLTWVQLAGIVLVIGGVGLLELGGARTSA, encoded by the coding sequence GTGCTCGGTTACCTCTACCTCGGCATCGCCATCGCGACCGAGGTCATAGCCACCACTTTCCTGAAGTTCACCTCGGGAGACAACCCCCGGTGGTGGGCGTACGTCATCGTGGTGGTCGGCTACGTGGCGTCGTTCTTCGCCCTCTCCCTGTCGCTCGGCCGCGGCGTGCCGCTCGGCATCGCCTATGCGATCTGGTCGGCGATCGGCGTTGTCGCAATCGTGCTCATCTCGTGGATCTTCTTCAAAGAGAACCTCACGTGGGTGCAGCTCGCGGGCATCGTGCTCGTGATCGGCGGGGTGGGCCTGCTGGAGCTGGGCGGGGCTAGAACTTCCGCGTGA
- a CDS encoding VOC family protein, translating to MRQLRIVVEAEDYDEALAFFRDALGLEEQESYAGDGGALVSILDAGRATLEIANPAQKAMIDQVEVGRPVAPRIRLAFEVEDSEAVTSDLVDAGADLIAPPTRTPWNSLNARLAAPAGLQLTVFQELGEQP from the coding sequence GTGAGGCAGTTGAGGATCGTCGTCGAGGCGGAGGACTACGACGAGGCGCTGGCGTTCTTCCGGGATGCGCTCGGGCTCGAGGAGCAGGAGTCGTACGCGGGCGACGGGGGAGCGCTGGTGTCGATCCTGGACGCCGGGCGAGCGACCTTGGAGATCGCGAACCCGGCGCAGAAGGCCATGATCGACCAGGTGGAGGTGGGCAGGCCCGTCGCCCCGCGCATCCGGCTGGCGTTCGAGGTGGAGGACAGCGAGGCCGTCACCTCCGATCTGGTGGATGCGGGCGCCGACCTGATCGCGCCGCCCACCCGCACCCCGTGGAACTCCCTGAACGCACGGCTCGCGGCCCCCGCCGGGCTGCAGCTCACCGTGTTCCAGGAACTCGGCGAGCAACCCTGA
- a CDS encoding ABC transporter ATP-binding protein, whose product MSATATPTSIAPAVHVDGLTKRFGSFTAIDDVSFTVKPNKIYGLLGRNGAGKTTIMQLLTGQVFASAGEVRVFGESPVENARVLQNLCFIKESQRYPDDFQPKHVFRSAPWFFENWDAELAEQLIADFRLPVNRRIKKLSRGQLSAVGVIVGLASRAPLTFFDEPYLGLDAVARQIFYDRLLEDYAEHPRTIILSTHLIDEVANLLEHVIVIDQGRILIDQDAEEMRGSATTVVGQRSVVDQFVAGRDVIHRDGIGGLASVTVADLSPADRAQAATAGLELSPVSLQQLIVRKTNVRATEFEQSA is encoded by the coding sequence ATGAGTGCCACAGCGACACCCACCTCGATCGCGCCGGCCGTGCACGTCGACGGCCTCACCAAGCGGTTCGGATCGTTCACCGCCATCGACGACGTCAGCTTCACCGTCAAGCCCAACAAGATCTACGGGCTCCTCGGCCGCAACGGCGCGGGCAAGACCACCATCATGCAGCTGCTCACCGGCCAGGTCTTCGCCTCGGCGGGCGAGGTCAGGGTGTTCGGGGAGAGCCCGGTCGAGAACGCCCGGGTGCTGCAGAACCTCTGCTTCATCAAGGAGAGCCAGCGGTATCCGGACGACTTCCAGCCGAAGCACGTCTTCCGCAGCGCCCCCTGGTTCTTCGAGAACTGGGATGCGGAGCTCGCCGAACAGCTGATCGCCGACTTCCGCCTGCCGGTGAACCGCCGCATCAAGAAGCTGTCCCGTGGTCAGCTCTCCGCCGTCGGCGTGATCGTCGGGCTCGCATCCCGTGCCCCGCTCACGTTCTTCGACGAGCCGTACCTCGGACTGGATGCGGTGGCCAGGCAGATCTTCTACGACCGCCTCCTCGAGGACTACGCGGAGCATCCCCGCACGATCATCCTGTCGACTCACCTCATCGACGAGGTCGCCAACCTGCTCGAGCACGTCATCGTGATCGACCAGGGGCGCATCCTGATCGATCAGGATGCGGAGGAGATGCGCGGATCGGCCACCACCGTGGTAGGCCAGCGCAGCGTCGTCGACCAGTTCGTCGCCGGGCGCGACGTGATCCACCGCGACGGCATCGGCGGGCTCGCGTCCGTCACCGTCGCCGACCTCTCGCCGGCCGACCGCGCCCAGGCGGCCACCGCAGGGCTGGAACTCAGCCCCGTCTCCCTCCAGCAACTCATCGTCCGCAAGACCAACGTCCGAGCGACAGAATTCGAGCAGAGCGCATGA
- a CDS encoding GntR family transcriptional regulator: MIEEGKPIFVQIAEQIENDIIDGVYPPETQVPSTNEFAAFYRINPATAGKGVNILVDDGILYKKRGIGMFVAEGARERLIAKRRDAFRDEYLRPLLAEAAKLGIGPQQLTEMITTEGISA; this comes from the coding sequence ATGATCGAAGAGGGAAAGCCGATCTTCGTACAGATCGCCGAACAGATCGAGAACGACATCATCGACGGCGTATACCCCCCGGAGACCCAGGTGCCGTCAACCAACGAGTTCGCGGCCTTCTACCGCATCAATCCCGCAACAGCAGGCAAAGGCGTCAACATCCTGGTGGACGACGGGATTCTCTACAAGAAGAGAGGAATCGGCATGTTCGTTGCCGAAGGCGCCCGCGAGCGCCTCATCGCCAAGCGGCGCGACGCGTTCCGCGACGAATACCTCCGCCCCCTGCTCGCCGAGGCGGCGAAGCTCGGGATCGGACCCCAGCAACTCACCGAGATGATCACCACGGAAGGAATCAGCGCATGA
- a CDS encoding amidase: MAELHELTALALWQELQTGRVSPRELAAHYLDRIERLNPQLGAFVTVTRDLALQRADHVADAVPKTAPLWGLPSGDKDLWMRAGVRTGFGSRLMAEFVPDASDEIVETLDAAGAVSLGKTNAPEFGLPAYTESLAAPPARNPWDPSLGSGGSSGGAAVAVASGMLPFAPGSDGGGSVRIPAAACGLVGLKPSRGLVPAGSGIDSLAGLVVDGPLARTTADAALLLDGMIARRDGRIDHHYTLRAPYDDDGPFLGTAVRGEGRFQLGVMTTSAWDDAYDIVIAPEALAALDAAVQAFSDMGHGMEETALVSDPTYAPAFRTIWQAGAARIPAEGDAENLLEPLTAWLLRRGRALSARELSEALSALTAYERSLIRQLSSFDAVLTPAMAMTPRPVGWYDQEDGERNFEQQVQYTPFTSMLNVSGLPAIVLPIAQTDDGLPMGVQLIGRPGGERTLLSLAAQLERKVRWQLRYPPLW; the protein is encoded by the coding sequence ATGGCCGAACTCCACGAGCTCACCGCCCTCGCCCTCTGGCAGGAACTGCAGACCGGCCGGGTCTCCCCCCGAGAACTCGCCGCCCACTACCTCGACCGCATCGAGAGGCTCAACCCGCAGCTCGGCGCGTTCGTCACCGTCACCCGCGACCTCGCCCTGCAGCGCGCAGATCACGTCGCCGACGCGGTGCCGAAGACCGCCCCGCTCTGGGGCCTCCCCTCCGGAGACAAAGACCTGTGGATGCGCGCGGGCGTCCGCACCGGCTTCGGCTCCCGCCTGATGGCGGAGTTCGTGCCGGACGCCTCCGACGAGATCGTCGAGACCCTGGATGCGGCGGGCGCCGTCAGCCTCGGAAAGACCAACGCCCCGGAGTTCGGGCTCCCCGCATACACCGAGTCGCTCGCGGCGCCTCCCGCCCGCAACCCGTGGGACCCGTCCCTCGGCTCCGGCGGGTCGAGCGGGGGAGCGGCGGTGGCCGTGGCCAGCGGGATGCTCCCGTTCGCGCCCGGCTCGGACGGCGGAGGCTCCGTGCGCATCCCGGCTGCCGCGTGCGGGCTGGTCGGGCTGAAGCCGAGCCGGGGCCTCGTGCCGGCAGGCAGCGGCATCGACTCGCTCGCGGGCCTCGTGGTGGACGGACCGCTCGCGCGCACGACCGCGGACGCCGCCCTCCTGCTCGACGGGATGATCGCGCGCCGCGACGGCCGCATCGACCACCACTACACACTCCGCGCCCCGTACGACGACGACGGCCCCTTCCTCGGCACCGCCGTCCGCGGAGAGGGCCGCTTCCAGCTCGGCGTGATGACGACCTCCGCCTGGGACGACGCGTACGACATCGTGATCGCCCCGGAGGCGCTGGCGGCGCTGGACGCGGCCGTGCAGGCGTTCAGCGACATGGGGCACGGCATGGAGGAGACGGCGCTGGTCTCCGACCCGACGTACGCGCCCGCATTCCGCACGATCTGGCAGGCGGGTGCTGCGCGCATCCCGGCGGAGGGCGACGCGGAGAACCTGCTCGAACCGCTCACCGCCTGGCTGCTGCGCCGGGGCAGGGCGCTCAGCGCCAGGGAGCTGAGCGAGGCCCTGTCGGCGCTCACGGCATACGAGCGCTCCCTCATCCGGCAACTGTCGAGCTTCGACGCCGTGCTCACCCCCGCGATGGCGATGACCCCGCGCCCGGTCGGCTGGTACGACCAGGAGGACGGAGAACGCAACTTCGAGCAGCAAGTGCAGTACACGCCGTTCACGTCGATGCTCAACGTGTCCGGCCTCCCGGCCATCGTGCTTCCGATCGCCCAGACCGACGACGGCCTGCCGATGGGCGTGCAGCTGATCGGGAGGCCGGGAGGGGAGCGCACGCTGCTGTCCCTGGCCGCCCAGCTCGAACGGAAGGTGCGCTGGCAGCTCCGCTACCCGCCGCTCTGGTGA
- a CDS encoding pyridoxal-dependent decarboxylase has protein sequence MSADDPFDAALGEASQLAGRWLDGVREGSIPATASIDQVKDALGRSLPDRGEPATTVLRRMGDAIEPGLLRMHSPRFHGWVIGGAEPVALAADWLVSAWDQNATLRTVTPGVVAAEELAGEWIVDLLGLPSTAEAGFVTGATMANFVGLVTGRDQVLRSAGWDVASNGLSGGPRVRFIAGAECHGSLEEAGRFAGLGRPQLVDADDEGRMRVDALRETLASGTGTGSGPAIVCLQAGNVHSGAFDPIADAIEVAHAAGAWVHIDGAFGLWAAASPRLRHLTAGMAAADSWATDAHKTLNVPYDCGIAIVARPEALHASFAQQAAYLPASVDGSDPNDRVPELSRRARGVPAYAVLAQLGRDGVADLVERLADAAAELRERLSALPGVRILNDVVFTQVCATFGSDERTRAVTAALNGAGVAFGSPSRWRGQAVLRFSVSNFQTDRAEAARTAAAVADALASVPADAS, from the coding sequence GTGAGCGCGGACGACCCGTTCGATGCAGCGCTCGGCGAAGCGTCGCAGCTCGCCGGGCGATGGCTCGACGGCGTCCGCGAGGGCAGTATCCCGGCGACCGCGAGCATCGACCAGGTCAAGGATGCGCTCGGCAGGAGCCTCCCCGACCGCGGGGAGCCAGCCACCACTGTGCTGCGCCGGATGGGCGACGCCATCGAGCCCGGGCTGCTCAGGATGCACTCCCCGCGGTTCCACGGCTGGGTGATCGGGGGAGCGGAGCCGGTGGCGCTCGCCGCGGACTGGCTGGTCTCCGCGTGGGACCAGAACGCCACCCTGCGCACGGTGACGCCCGGCGTCGTCGCTGCGGAGGAGCTGGCCGGCGAGTGGATCGTCGATCTGCTCGGGCTGCCGTCGACCGCGGAGGCCGGGTTCGTCACGGGCGCGACGATGGCGAACTTCGTCGGTCTCGTCACCGGCAGGGACCAGGTGCTGCGTAGCGCCGGCTGGGACGTCGCCTCCAACGGTCTCTCCGGCGGTCCCCGCGTGCGCTTCATCGCGGGCGCGGAATGCCACGGCTCCCTCGAGGAGGCCGGCCGGTTCGCCGGGCTGGGGAGGCCGCAGCTCGTCGACGCCGACGACGAGGGGCGGATGCGCGTGGACGCGCTGCGCGAGACGCTCGCGAGCGGCACGGGCACCGGCTCCGGCCCCGCCATCGTCTGCCTGCAGGCGGGCAACGTGCACTCCGGAGCGTTCGACCCCATCGCCGACGCCATCGAGGTCGCGCACGCGGCGGGAGCCTGGGTGCACATCGACGGCGCGTTCGGGCTGTGGGCGGCTGCATCGCCGCGCCTGAGGCACCTGACCGCCGGGATGGCGGCGGCCGACTCCTGGGCGACGGATGCGCACAAGACCCTGAACGTGCCGTACGACTGCGGCATCGCCATCGTGGCGAGACCGGAGGCGCTGCACGCGTCGTTCGCGCAGCAGGCCGCCTACCTGCCGGCGTCGGTGGACGGCTCCGACCCGAACGACAGGGTGCCGGAGCTCTCCAGGAGGGCGCGCGGCGTTCCCGCGTACGCGGTGCTCGCGCAACTGGGCCGCGACGGCGTCGCCGACCTCGTGGAGCGGCTGGCGGATGCGGCGGCCGAGCTGCGGGAGCGGCTGTCCGCGCTGCCGGGGGTGCGCATCCTGAACGACGTGGTGTTCACCCAGGTCTGTGCGACCTTCGGCAGCGACGAGCGCACGCGGGCCGTGACCGCCGCGCTGAACGGTGCGGGGGTCGCCTTCGGCTCACCGTCGCGCTGGCGCGGGCAGGCCGTGCTGCGTTTCTCGGTGAGCAACTTCCAGACCGACCGCGCCGAGGCGGCGCGGACGGCCGCTGCCGTCGCGGACGCGCTCGCGAGCGTGCCGGCCGACGCGAGCTAG
- a CDS encoding DUF1844 domain-containing protein, which produces MSDTPHVFDDTDDVSAATRDISEVPAVEVITTTAVHLMSAAAVKCGLADDPDAQTDLDEARKLIDALAGLVTASAAHLGDQHARSLRDGLRSLQLAFREASPIPDELGKGPGEKYTGPVN; this is translated from the coding sequence GTGAGCGACACACCCCACGTCTTCGACGACACCGACGACGTCAGCGCGGCCACCCGCGACATCTCCGAAGTGCCCGCCGTCGAGGTCATCACGACCACCGCTGTGCACCTGATGAGCGCCGCGGCGGTCAAGTGCGGACTGGCAGACGACCCGGATGCGCAGACCGACCTCGACGAGGCCCGCAAGCTCATCGACGCCCTCGCCGGCCTGGTCACCGCGAGCGCGGCTCACCTCGGCGACCAGCACGCCCGCAGCCTCCGCGACGGCCTGCGCTCCCTGCAGCTCGCGTTCCGCGAGGCCTCCCCCATCCCGGACGAACTGGGCAAGGGGCCGGGCGAGAAGTACACCGGCCCGGTCAACTAG